One genomic window of Conger conger chromosome 7, fConCon1.1, whole genome shotgun sequence includes the following:
- the rnf14 gene encoding E3 ubiquitin-protein ligase RNF14: MSQDQEEQEDELLALASIYDEEEFRRAESAQGGEIQICLELPQDFKIVLKGEKQTEHDVSFLPPLVLNFELPRDYPSTSSPEYTLSSKWLSRAQLSALCRRLDELWRETQGSVVLFSWIQFLKEDVLGFLCLASPLEVAGGPAKSLPERKRSDGDGKTAGGVPGDDGGGQDPPDPRAVVEVDPRANILPQLLDFDEAQRQRVFDGKVFCCGICFTEKLGSGCLLFKECAHVYCRACLSEYFQIQIRDGNVQCLNCPEPKCTSVATPSQVKLLVGEELFARYDRLLLQSSLDLMADVVYCPRQMCRTAVMVEPDTTMGICSSCQYAFCTLCKRGYHGLSHCRATADELRSLRDEYVSASDDGKKFLEQRYGKRVIQKAVEESFSREWLDQNCKGCPRCGTNIQKVDGCNKMTCTSCKQYFCWLCLSQLTRVNPYSHFNNPASPCYNQLFQGVDIDEDEFWSDEDD; this comes from the exons ATGTCGCAAGATCAGGAAGAACAAGAAGATGAGTTGCTGGCTCTAGCGAGCATTTACGATGAGGAGGAGTTCCGTAGGGCCGAGTCTGCTCAGGGTGGTGAAATCCAAATCTGCCTGGAGCTGCCTCAAGATTTTAAAATTGTCCTAAAAG GGGAGAAACAAACTGAACATGACGTATCTTTTCTACCTCCGCTGGTTTTGAACTTTGAACTGCCTCGGGACTACCCATCAACCTCTTCGCCTGAGTACACGCTGAGCTCCAAGTGGCTCTCTCGGGCCCAG CTGAGCGCTCTGTGCCGGCGGCTGGATGAGCTTTGGCGGGAGACCCAGGGCAGCGTGGTGCTGTTCTCCTGGATCCAGTTCCTCAAGGAGGACGTCCTCGGCTTCCTCTGCCTCGCGTCCCCGCTGGAGGTAGCCGGCGGCCCCGCTAAGAGCCTTCCGGAACGGAAGCGGAGCGACGGCGATGGGAAGACGGCGGGGGGCGTGCCGGGAGACGACGGCGGCGGCCAGGATCCGCCGGACCCGCGCGCGGTGGTGGAGGTGGACCCGCGCGCCAACATCCTACCTCAGCTCCTGGACTTCGACGAGGCCCAGCGGCAGAGGGTGTTTGATGGGAAGGTGTTCTGCTGCGGCATCTGCTTCACCGAGAAGCTGGGCTCGGGCTGCCTGCTCTTCAAGGAGTGCGCGCACGTCTACTGCCGGGCCTGCCTCAGCGAGTACTTCCAGATCCAGATACGGGACGGGAACGTCCAGTGCCTTAACTGCCCCGAGCCCAAGTGCACCTCAGTGGCCACGCCCTCGCAG GTGAAGCTGTTGGTTGGGGAAGAGCTGTTTGCGCGGTACGACCgtctcctgctccagtccaGCCTGGACCTCATGGCGGACGTGGTGTACTGCCCGCGGCAGATGTGCCGCACCGCGGTCATGGTGGAGCCGGACACCACCATGGGCATCTGCTCGTCCTGCCAGTATGCCTTCTGCACCCTGTGCAAGCGCGGGTACCATGGCCTGTCCCACTGTCGAGCCACTGCTG ACGAACTCCGAAGCCTGCGGGATGAGTACGTGTCGGCCAGCGACGACGGGAAGAAGTTTCTGGAACAGCGTTACGGCAAGAGGGTGATACAGAAGGCAGTGGAGGAGTCGTTCAGCAGAGAGTGGCTGGATCAGAACTGCAAAGGCTGCCCACGCTGTGGCACCAACATACAG aaGGTAGACGGCTGTAACAAGATGACGTGCACATCTTGCAAACAGTATTTCTGCTGGCTGTGCCTGAGTCAGCTAACACGAGTTAACCCGTACAGCCACTTCAACAACCCTGCATCTCCCTGCTACAACCA GCTGTTCCAAGGAGTGGATATTGACGAGGATGAATTCTGGAGTGACGAAGATGACTGA